From the Nostoc sp. PCC 7107 genome, the window TTCGAGGACAATTTCTTGCAGAATATCAAAAATTGTTTCGCTGAGGACAATGTGATCCCAGGTTAGATCGAATTGTTTTACCTCAAGTAAAGCCAGCCCAGTATCCTTGTCTTTGGGCAGTTCAGGAAACTGGCTCCAAGGGCTAGGGTTAGCAGCTAGGGGTTTTGTGTATCCATTCCCATTTTGAAGCAGTTTTTCCAGATCCCTAGCAAGCAATATATGATTTTTATTTCTTTCTTCTTCAATTAGTTCTTTAGCAGCAGCTAAAAACTCTTCTCTCTCATTGCGAGAGAAGCTTCTGAAGAGTTTTCTGAGAATTTCGCCGCGTGCCATATTTTATAACCGAAACCGGATACTCGGTGTACCCTAATTGTATAGTACATTTGCACTATCAAAGTGAAGAATGCAAAAAGCTATTTACCATAGCACTGAAATATTACACTTGGCAGGAATCATTCCTCAAGTTATATAGCTAAGACCTACTTTTACACTGGGTAAATGGGTTGCTTTACACTATAGCTATTATTCTCAACTAACTGAATAGGGAGTGCCTCGACACCATTTTTGACCACTACTAAAATTCCGTAACAAAGCTGTTCACAGTCGAATATATTCTAGCCTTCTGCCCACTCCAGTAAATCACATCTTAATACCACCTACAGACAACAAATATAGCCAAAATTCTTCAAACTTTTCATTGCTCTTGGAAAAAGGTAATCACGCAGAAATTTCTCATCGTGAGCGGGATGTATCGCCTTTAGCCATGCTTCTGACGCTTCGCCATTGTTGCAAACGGCAGGAAACAGTGAGGACATTCGCCTTGTACCCACTCTGCGGGAATCGGGAAAGAAGTTTCACAGTTAGTACATTTGGTTAGTAGGCGTAAATTGTGGCGATCGCATTTCATCACATCCTTAAACTGCCACTCTATTCGATGACAAGGTACTTCTGCATAGCAAGCAGCGCATAATCTAATTGGTCGGGGCTTCATTGTCACTCCCTTGGGTGGTAACATCTCGGCTAATCTATCCGCATTGACTCTTACCACAGATGTCAAAGCCTCCAACTCCTGTCTAGTGGGAAACGGATTAAAGTACAACTTTTTCCAACGCGAAACAACTGCACCGAGTCCAGTTAATTTACCTAACTGGCTTGAGGTTAAATAATTTTCTCGGCGAAAGCGACCTAAGAAATGGCTTAAGCTTTCGCCTTCCAGGGGTTCTACTTCAAAAATATGAGGTTCTTCCGCACCAATTTCCATTATTCAAACCAATCCAAAACTTCAGTCAAAGTTTCTTTATCAATATTCTTCAATCCTTTTCTCAACGCTAAGATTGAAGCTCTTCTCAATACCCGATCCACCAAACCAATTTTGCCACCTGTTTTTCGACGCAGAGGTTCTAAAGTTTCACTTCTTGTAAGATTAGATGGGAGTGGTAGACACAGAACTTCTTCTTCCCAAATTTTTACTAACTCTGTAAATTTTTTTTCTGATTCCACCAAAGGTAACTTATAACATTCGATAAATCTGTCATGAATGTAAGGTTCCCTCTTAATTAGATTGTCTAAACCGTCTGTGCCTACAAGAACAATGGAAATTCTCAACAAGTCATAAATTCGAGCAATTTCACTAAAAGTATTTAATTTCAGGAAATTTGCTTCATCAATAATCAGCATTTCAACCTTAGATTCCTTGAGTAGTCTTTGTACTCGCCTTCTGAGGTCAGTTAGTTTTCCCGAAGTTGCATCATATTTCAAACTTTCCAGAATCAGAACCAATAACTCACCCGATGAGCAATCTCCTGGAACTTGCATATACAAAACAGGTACGATATCTCTTTTACCTCCTCTTTTTTGCGGCTTATTTAATAGTCTATACACATCACAAGTCACAGATTTACCTGCTCGTGGAGGTGCAACAATTCGACCACATTGTTTAGAAAGACGCAAACCATCTAACCAATCATGAATTTTTTGTATATGCTCTAATTCCACAACACTAGGACTAAGGAGACGTTCAATTTCTGGCTGTAATTCTTCTGGAATGGGTTCATCTCCCCATAAATTCTGTACCCATCTCTGCCAATAATCATCTTTCATGATTCTGATTGTTGTCGAAAATTAATAACGTTTTAACGTCTGAATATGTTTAATAAAATCCTGTAAATTCAATGAAATCTACTCATCATAATCTTGACGAAGTTGCTCATAGTTAAAGATTCTGGGTTTTCGAGTTACAGGTTTTGGTGTTTCTTGTAAATTTTCTAGTGGTTCTGTCTCGCTCAGATTGATGGGTTCATACACAGCATGAACTTGAGCTTGTTCTTCTTTCTTGCGTTCCTTTTGGCTCTTTTTCTTTTGCTTGATGAAAGTATCACGGTCGTGTATCTCTGCCAAAATTGATTTATTACTGAGTGTTTTACCAACAGAGCGAACTTTTCGACTAGCGGCTTTAGCCTCTTCTAGAGATAATTGCTCAGTTTCCCAATCCAGCGCATGAGCAGCAGACAGAAACACTTCCTTACCTTTATCTATTCGGTAAACCCAAACAGTTGTAATATCTCTAGGGTCATACCTGAGTACAATATTTTCCCCTGCGTAAGCCGCCAGGTAGTCACCACGATACATGATATTTTCAAAGCTGAGATACCCGCCTTTGTAAATGCTGCGCCGAGTCTTTTTCATCAAACAGATATCTAATTCCCGCTCCTTAACCATTTTTGGTAGAGCAGGTAGTCCCGCTTCCCATCGTTGAAACCTTGTTTGGTCTTTTGTCCGTGCATCAAGACGCTGATTGTAGTTGTCAACAATGTAGCGAACTAACAGTAGGTGCAATTCCCGTAAGGTTAAGCAAGCTTCTTCCTCTGCTGTCTTAGAACGTTCCTGAATATTGGAACCTAAATAGCCATAGAAACCAGAGAGAAATTCTGTATTAATCGTGCCGAAGCTACGTTCTTCAATACCACCCTCGCTAGGGCGATCGCGTAAATGGCACTCAAAGCCTAATTGAAAACCAATCTGTTTCAAGTGTTCAGAGCGAAAATCTCTACCACCGTCAGTAAAAAGATTTTCGGGTACGCCATAAGTTCCCCAGTCGCTAATAAGTTTATATTCTGCACTATATTGCTTTGGCAAAATAGCATGACGTGAAGCAAGAGCAACAACTTGAGAGCTAGGTGCATCAAAGCCCACATGAATACCCATAATGCAGCGAGAATAACTGTCTGTAATCTTTGTGAACCAAGGTCTAGCCAATGGTTCACCATACTGATCAACCAACATGACATCTAACTTTGTATGGTCGCACTGCCAAACATGGTTGCTGTAACGCACATCTAATGTTTGTCCATCACGAGTTTTATGAGAGACTCGTGACCCTCGCCATCCAATATTTCTCTGTTTCTGTTTCCGCTCTTGACGCTCAATGATAGGGTTGAGAACCCTATAAACTGTCATGTGGCTAGGAAATTTCTGTAAGCCTAACTGTTCTGCTCTGACTTGTACTCTCATCGCCACTTGAGCAGGAGTCATTTTTTTGCTACCCTTATTCCCTTCTTTAAAGGTGTTAACAATAAATTTTTGCCACTCAGGGTCTATCCGATAACTACCTTTATCATTTCTTTGAGTCTCAACAATTGCAGATAAACCGTCTTGTTGATATTTTTTGACTAGACGCTGAACTGTTCGTACAGTCTTGCCCAGTTTCTCTGCTGCTACTCTTAACTTCTCACCATAGGTTTTGCGATCGCATGGCTCAAGTAGACCTTGGATCACATCCATTTTGAGTTTTGCCTCAGCCGATAATTCCGTGAAAATTACGTTTGTTTCTTCTAGTTCATCATCCTGAATTTCATCTACATCATCGTTGTTTTCAACAGGCAGAGATTCGTCGTCTTGCTTGACGATGGGCATTTCATCCATAGGAAAACTTGATTCATACTCAAAACAGTAATCACAATCTCGCTATTGTGCGAGAACATCCAAACTTCCTAAAGCAGTTGACCCCTCAATGGACGCGGCAACTTTTCGGTATAAGGATGTATTATTTAGTGCAAATGTACTAAATAAAATTATAATACCACTATTCAAGCTAAAAAGCGACAGCTAATTTGTTATGAAACTAGAAAATTTTAGAAAACGTAAAATTTTAAAAGACGACGTTTATTTTGTTATTATTTAAATCAACGACAAGTAAAGTGTTAAATAAACTACTAACCCATTACATAATAAAAAACGTTGTAAACACTCATGTAGCAACATTTTTGATAGTTTTATATTTGACGACATTATTTTGTTAAGACGACAAATAATTAGTTATTCAACAACTTAAATTTATCTGCATTTAATTGAGGTTGATACTTGTTGAATATCTCATGGAAGTATAACTAAACTAAAAAAATATGATAGCAATATTTGCTGTGATTCCCAGCCAAGAGTGCAAAGCTAAATTGGTAGAGTAATCACAAACTTCGTTCCCTGACCAGAAATTGACGAACAGAGGATGTGTCCATTATGTTTATCGACAATGATTTGGTAGCTAATCGCTAATCCTAGACCAGTTCCCTTACCCACAGGCTTAGTTGTAAAAGATGGCTCAAAAATTCTAGCTTGCACTTCCGGCGGCATACCTAAAGCATTATCTTCGATACAAATTGTGACTGTTTGTTGCTGATCATCGACTGATGTAGTAATTGTAATTGTGTATTGACAAGGAGCTATCTTCTGTTTTAAGGCGTTTTGATGCAGGTCATCAAAGGCATCAATAGCATTAGCAACAATATTCATAAACACCTGATTTAGTTGTCCGGGATAGCAAGTAATTGGGGGTAACTCACTGTATTGTGTAACAACGTCAATTTTAGGGCGATCACCTTGGTCTTTGAGACGATGCTTTAACAGCATGATGGTACTATCAAGTCCTTCGTGAATTTGAAACTTGACCTTAGATGAAATATCGGCACGAGCAAATGTTCTCAAAGATAAGCTGATGTCTTTTAGACGATCAATTCCCTGGTGCATGGATAACAGAAGTTTGGGTAAATCCTCAACTAGATACTCTAAGTCAATTTCTTCCATCAATTCTTCCAGTTCGGGATCTGCCTCTGATAACTTGTGCTGTTGCAGATTAACCAAACGAAACAGATCATTGACATATTGCTCAATATAAGAGCAGTTGCCACTAATAAAACCAATCGGGTTATTAATCTCATGACCTATACCCGCAACCAGCTGTCCCAGAGTAGACATTTTCTCACTCTGGATTAATTGCAATTGGGTTTGTTGTAACTGTTGTATGGAATGGGTTAATTCTGCGGTACGTTCTTGCACCCGTTGTTCCAATGTCCGCGTCAAATGGGAGATTTTTAGGTGTAACTTAAGTCGAGCAATGACTTCTTCTTGTTGAAAAGGTTTGGTAATGTAGTCAACTGCGCCAATTTCCAGTCCTTTCACTTTGTCTGTAGCATCAGACAAGGCAGTCATAAAAATGACAGGAATACTCTGAGTGATATCATTAGCTTTCAGCCTGCGACAAGTTTCAAATCCATCAAGACCTGGCATCATCACATCAAGGAGAATCAAATCGGGATGAGCGTATTCTGTTTGTTCGATCGCTGACTCGCCATCCGTAGCCATCAGTGCTTTCCAACCACATCCCTTAATTGCTTCCGATAGCACCTTCAGATTATTGGGATTATCATCCACCAATAATATGTGCATTGGTTTCAAAAGAGTTTGAGTGATCATTGATGTGACTCCGTGGTAACAAATGTTTTCAGGAACTTACGGATCTTTGTGGTTTGGAAATTGACAGTAAGTTTACCCAAGGTAGTCGCAAAAGGAGTGAACTGACTATCTTGCTTAATTAACTCTGTGATAATTGCCTCGATCGCAGGAATATCCCCCATCATTGCCAGATGATATAGTTGTTGCAAAATCTCCTGAGATGGCAAAATCAATTCACTATTCTGATCTATTGGCTCATTCTTGGCAGGTAACTGCTGAGATGGAGATTGGGCATAGATCCAGTCCACATTGAGGAGCGATCGCAGTGCATTTAATAATTCATCAACTTGCAAAGGTTTAGGTAAGAACGCTGTTGCGCCAGCCTCTAAACTTCGTTGCTGATTCTCCTCAAACACTCTAGCACTAGAGACAATAATCGGAATCAAACGAGTTTGAGGATTTTCTTGTAATTGCACCATTAGCTCAAAACCATCCATATTTGGCATCGCTAAATCCAGCACAATCATATCCGGCTGATGTTCAGTTGCCATCTGTAACCCCTGTTTGCCGTCGATTGCTTCTAAAGTTCGACAGCCAATTTTTTGTAGCAAACTACTCAACAAAGAAAGATGGTTGCGATCATCATCCACAATCAAAATTTTTGGCGTACGACCCCGAATCCCCATGATTTTCTGATCGCTGGCGGCAATAGTTCCCGTATTCCAGTCGTGGGAAACTGGCATTGGGACTGTTAAATCCAGCCAAAATAGACTACCCTCTCCCAAGCTACTTTGTACTTGAATTTGGCTACCCATTAATGTGGCAATTCTTTGACTGATGGCTAATCCTAAACCTGTCCCTTCAGATTTCCGTCCAGCTTCACCTACTTGCTCAAAGGCCAAAAAGATTTTCTCTAATTGGTCTGGTGACATCCCAATACCTGTATCTTCAATCTGGAAGCGAATCTTTTGATAGGTTACGTCTTTAGTCTCATTGGTCACTTGGGAAAACTCTTGCTCAATCACATCTACTTTAAATGTGACGCTACCACTGTCTGTAAATTTGATAGC encodes:
- a CDS encoding TniQ family protein: MEIGAEEPHIFEVEPLEGESLSHFLGRFRRENYLTSSQLGKLTGLGAVVSRWKKLYFNPFPTRQELEALTSVVRVNADRLAEMLPPKGVTMKPRPIRLCAACYAEVPCHRIEWQFKDVMKCDRHNLRLLTKCTNCETSFPIPAEWVQGECPHCFLPFATMAKRQKHG
- a CDS encoding TniB family NTP-binding protein is translated as MKDDYWQRWVQNLWGDEPIPEELQPEIERLLSPSVVELEHIQKIHDWLDGLRLSKQCGRIVAPPRAGKSVTCDVYRLLNKPQKRGGKRDIVPVLYMQVPGDCSSGELLVLILESLKYDATSGKLTDLRRRVQRLLKESKVEMLIIDEANFLKLNTFSEIARIYDLLRISIVLVGTDGLDNLIKREPYIHDRFIECYKLPLVESEKKFTELVKIWEEEVLCLPLPSNLTRSETLEPLRRKTGGKIGLVDRVLRRASILALRKGLKNIDKETLTEVLDWFE
- a CDS encoding Mu transposase C-terminal domain-containing protein; protein product: MDEMPIVKQDDESLPVENNDDVDEIQDDELEETNVIFTELSAEAKLKMDVIQGLLEPCDRKTYGEKLRVAAEKLGKTVRTVQRLVKKYQQDGLSAIVETQRNDKGSYRIDPEWQKFIVNTFKEGNKGSKKMTPAQVAMRVQVRAEQLGLQKFPSHMTVYRVLNPIIERQERKQKQRNIGWRGSRVSHKTRDGQTLDVRYSNHVWQCDHTKLDVMLVDQYGEPLARPWFTKITDSYSRCIMGIHVGFDAPSSQVVALASRHAILPKQYSAEYKLISDWGTYGVPENLFTDGGRDFRSEHLKQIGFQLGFECHLRDRPSEGGIEERSFGTINTEFLSGFYGYLGSNIQERSKTAEEEACLTLRELHLLLVRYIVDNYNQRLDARTKDQTRFQRWEAGLPALPKMVKERELDICLMKKTRRSIYKGGYLSFENIMYRGDYLAAYAGENIVLRYDPRDITTVWVYRIDKGKEVFLSAAHALDWETEQLSLEEAKAASRKVRSVGKTLSNKSILAEIHDRDTFIKQKKKSQKERKKEEQAQVHAVYEPINLSETEPLENLQETPKPVTRKPRIFNYEQLRQDYDE
- a CDS encoding response regulator; protein product: MITQTLLKPMHILLVDDNPNNLKVLSEAIKGCGWKALMATDGESAIEQTEYAHPDLILLDVMMPGLDGFETCRRLKANDITQSIPVIFMTALSDATDKVKGLEIGAVDYITKPFQQEEVIARLKLHLKISHLTRTLEQRVQERTAELTHSIQQLQQTQLQLIQSEKMSTLGQLVAGIGHEINNPIGFISGNCSYIEQYVNDLFRLVNLQQHKLSEADPELEELMEEIDLEYLVEDLPKLLLSMHQGIDRLKDISLSLRTFARADISSKVKFQIHEGLDSTIMLLKHRLKDQGDRPKIDVVTQYSELPPITCYPGQLNQVFMNIVANAIDAFDDLHQNALKQKIAPCQYTITITTSVDDQQQTVTICIEDNALGMPPEVQARIFEPSFTTKPVGKGTGLGLAISYQIIVDKHNGHILCSSISGQGTKFVITLPI